The Amylolactobacillus amylophilus DSM 20533 = JCM 1125 genome contains a region encoding:
- a CDS encoding LTA synthase family protein — protein MIQDIKVLSHKNLTLHILWQYIKYHPTKWWLLVTTAFYFCLFKLHIWREQRYLTQLWQFLKQSDWSEADWATHIKPLKLKHSTQFMLPETIIAPLPNFLLQILLDGQVQQFYGIDIDVKGLSGEPYMPLVTPLTDASRILVTPSFQRSFIQRVKKQFKAPIQIYHAGKIYPTYSHFWWHTFALNVRDGLILIYLATFATFVITTIAGDQYNFQMVTAILFHPRPFLANMFPVFITMIFCYLLFRSLTVASLLGALPYLIIGLVNLFMLKYRNFPFKYSDIALAGEAQNMGTRYSYMPPYKVILLIVAFVLFSVLIGLLVKRTALSPWLRTAGLVLSVLLFIVAFNKFYQDNERYTAASDVKYGNIWNGTNRYMTAGPIYSFLHSIGEDQIKEPKGYAKQKAEKTLAQYTYKAIPAKKKINILTIQLEAYADFDRYNQIDIDPSVYAPLREIQAQSLTGDLTTTIFGGGTVDTERKLLTGYSTLPPLTHNQNSFVHYFKEQNYATLALHPGYGWFYNRQNTKKYLGFDKFYYKENYYNKNVSNEPVVPDKLVFNDLYQQFKQATNNGKFLFNQTVTYQNHGPYKTTYTGTPLVKWQDGYNKEDYAIINNYLTGIRQTNEALLNLINKLKGEDAPVILAFYGDHKPWGGANNSTYQMLGIDLDQGSVAGYRNYFDTPYVMWANASAKKLMKTDLSGAGPNISPMYILPEIFRHAGWQGNQYMQLLLDQQAKLPIFGLNDIFWYKQSYTPDVPADLKRRINQFLYVQYYLQTHFKPQSITK, from the coding sequence ATGATTCAAGATATTAAAGTTCTCAGCCACAAAAACCTCACATTACACATACTCTGGCAATACATTAAGTACCACCCAACCAAATGGTGGCTTCTGGTAACGACGGCTTTCTATTTTTGTCTCTTCAAACTGCATATCTGGCGGGAGCAACGCTACCTCACTCAGCTCTGGCAATTTCTCAAACAGAGTGACTGGTCAGAAGCTGACTGGGCTACACACATTAAGCCGCTTAAACTAAAACACAGCACGCAATTCATGCTTCCAGAGACCATCATTGCACCCCTCCCGAACTTCCTATTACAAATCTTACTGGATGGGCAAGTACAACAGTTCTATGGAATCGACATTGATGTCAAGGGGCTCTCTGGTGAACCATATATGCCACTTGTGACACCATTAACAGATGCTAGTCGAATCCTGGTTACCCCTTCCTTTCAGCGGAGTTTTATCCAGCGGGTGAAAAAGCAGTTTAAAGCACCGATTCAAATCTATCATGCTGGTAAAATTTATCCCACCTACAGCCATTTCTGGTGGCATACATTCGCACTCAATGTGCGGGATGGCCTTATTCTAATTTACCTGGCTACATTTGCTACCTTTGTGATCACTACCATTGCCGGGGATCAGTACAACTTTCAGATGGTCACCGCAATCTTATTCCACCCGCGGCCTTTCCTTGCTAATATGTTCCCGGTCTTTATCACCATGATTTTTTGCTATCTGCTTTTTAGATCGCTCACTGTCGCCAGTCTGCTAGGGGCGTTACCATACCTCATTATCGGTCTGGTCAATCTCTTCATGCTTAAATACCGTAATTTTCCCTTTAAATACAGCGACATTGCTCTAGCAGGTGAAGCGCAGAATATGGGCACCCGTTACAGCTACATGCCACCCTACAAAGTTATTCTCCTAATTGTTGCGTTCGTACTTTTCAGTGTATTGATTGGATTACTGGTCAAAAGAACGGCGCTCAGTCCCTGGTTACGCACCGCCGGACTAGTACTCAGTGTCTTACTTTTCATCGTGGCCTTCAACAAGTTCTACCAGGATAATGAGCGCTATACGGCCGCATCAGACGTTAAATACGGCAACATATGGAACGGTACCAATCGCTATATGACGGCCGGGCCAATTTACTCATTCCTGCATTCAATTGGCGAAGACCAAATTAAAGAGCCCAAAGGATATGCTAAGCAGAAGGCCGAGAAGACATTAGCACAATACACTTATAAAGCTATTCCCGCTAAGAAAAAAATCAATATCTTAACAATCCAATTAGAGGCCTACGCTGACTTTGACCGATACAACCAAATTGACATCGATCCGTCAGTTTATGCCCCCCTGCGTGAAATCCAGGCACAGTCACTAACGGGTGATCTCACAACAACGATTTTCGGTGGCGGTACGGTAGATACTGAACGTAAACTTCTAACGGGATACAGTACACTGCCCCCACTCACGCACAACCAGAACTCTTTCGTGCACTATTTCAAGGAACAGAACTACGCGACACTTGCTCTCCACCCCGGCTATGGCTGGTTCTATAATCGGCAAAATACTAAAAAATATCTCGGTTTTGACAAATTCTATTATAAGGAGAATTATTACAATAAGAATGTCTCAAACGAACCTGTCGTGCCTGACAAATTAGTCTTTAACGACCTCTATCAGCAATTTAAGCAGGCAACCAATAATGGTAAGTTCCTCTTCAACCAGACCGTTACATACCAGAACCACGGCCCATATAAGACGACATATACGGGTACACCACTAGTGAAGTGGCAGGATGGTTATAACAAAGAAGACTACGCAATTATCAATAACTACCTCACCGGTATCCGTCAGACAAACGAGGCACTCCTGAACCTCATTAATAAGCTGAAAGGTGAAGATGCACCCGTCATCCTCGCCTTCTACGGTGATCACAAGCCATGGGGTGGTGCAAATAATAGCACGTACCAGATGCTGGGCATTGACCTTGACCAAGGAAGTGTGGCCGGCTACAGAAACTATTTCGATACACCATATGTAATGTGGGCTAATGCTAGCGCAAAGAAGTTAATGAAGACTGACCTTTCAGGCGCGGGGCCCAATATCTCACCAATGTACATTCTGCCAGAAATCTTTAGACACGCAGGCTGGCAAGGTAATCAGTACATGCAGTTACTACTAGATCAACAAGCCAAGCTACCTATTTTCGGTCTCAATGACATCTTTTGGTATAAGCAAAGTTATACACCAGATGTCCCGGCCGATCTCAAGCGGCGAATCAACCAGTTCCTGTACGTTCAATACTACTTGCAGACCCATTTCAAACCACAATCAATCACCAAATAA
- a CDS encoding Ohr family peroxiredoxin, with amino-acid sequence MTSYDAMKKISVKTAINEGGREGVSYTPNKSFEVKTSMTETPDTVTPELLFAAGFSACFNGAMSFPLEADGKGDLPRKLRAEVSLYNGVGTDFKLRVTLIGHIEGLSKDETLSYMKKGEQICPYSKATAGNIEVVLEAE; translated from the coding sequence ATGACAAGTTATGATGCAATGAAGAAGATTTCGGTTAAGACAGCAATTAACGAGGGCGGCCGTGAGGGTGTTTCCTACACCCCAAACAAGTCTTTTGAAGTGAAGACTTCAATGACAGAAACACCAGACACAGTTACACCAGAACTACTTTTTGCGGCTGGATTTTCTGCCTGCTTTAACGGTGCAATGAGCTTCCCACTAGAAGCCGATGGCAAGGGGGACTTGCCACGTAAGTTACGGGCTGAGGTTAGCCTCTACAATGGTGTTGGCACAGACTTTAAGTTACGCGTAACTCTAATTGGTCACATCGAGGGACTCAGTAAGGATGAGACACTGTCTTACATGAAGAAGGGTGAACAAATTTGCCCATACTCAAAGGCAACAGCTGGCAACATCGAAGTTGTGTTAGAAGCTGAGTAA
- a CDS encoding metal-dependent transcriptional regulator, which produces MTLSSNKENYLKTIFELSYDRQKITNKNIADILQVSAPSVTEMMANLTKSGLVTHTPYNEISLTKEGRLLATEMVRKHRLWEIFLYQKLGYGIEEVHRAADTLEHSTDSKLADRLNVFLEKPARCPHGGIVPGNSVEEVESDVMILADVPNDQTVSIVRVMDNHEFLMYFGELGLNIGEELTVLRHQPFDGPVEVQAGNRKIQISLKSARYIFVK; this is translated from the coding sequence ATGACACTCTCATCAAATAAAGAAAATTATTTAAAAACGATTTTTGAACTCAGTTACGACAGGCAGAAGATTACAAACAAGAATATCGCGGATATACTCCAGGTGAGTGCACCGTCCGTGACCGAAATGATGGCTAACCTGACCAAATCAGGCCTCGTGACCCACACGCCATATAATGAGATATCACTGACCAAGGAAGGCCGACTACTGGCAACCGAGATGGTGCGCAAACATCGCCTGTGGGAGATTTTCCTCTACCAAAAGCTTGGCTATGGCATTGAGGAGGTTCACCGGGCAGCAGACACGCTGGAGCACTCCACCGATTCGAAACTAGCCGATCGGCTTAACGTCTTCCTTGAGAAGCCTGCACGTTGCCCACACGGTGGTATCGTACCTGGGAATTCTGTTGAAGAAGTCGAAAGCGACGTAATGATTTTGGCAGATGTACCGAACGATCAAACGGTCAGTATTGTGCGCGTGATGGACAATCACGAATTCCTCATGTATTTTGGTGAGCTAGGACTAAATATCGGTGAAGAGCTCACCGTGCTGCGCCACCAACCATTTGACGGTCCAGTCGAAGTTCAAGCTGGTAACCGTAAAATTCAGATTAGCCTCAAATCGGCACGCTATATTTTCGTGAAATAG
- a CDS encoding UbiA family prenyltransferase, translated as MSLKNFLEFIEIRTKTLSVLAFIVGLSFTFYYFGNLNWVNTVLFFIAMFTFDIVTTEINNTMDFVKAKDQNYRDNINLLGREHISVATAATYIIVGLVIASAIGIYLVTQTNLLLLALGGLCFIIGIFYTFGPLPLSRLPLGEVFSGVTMGFGIPFIFAYVNLNDAALLSLEIDQHWNFTFSGSLIAVAAFAVATYPIACYIGNVMLANNLSDMETDIKNHRLTFPIMAGKKLAVLTYEFLALSPYLALIVAVILKFLPITSLLTFFTLLKIYPNVKLFANKQDKKTTFPTSIQNATIFTVALAVTTIVGALINF; from the coding sequence ATGTCATTAAAGAATTTTCTGGAATTTATCGAGATTCGTACCAAAACGCTCTCTGTGCTTGCGTTTATTGTCGGACTCTCGTTCACTTTCTACTACTTTGGTAACCTAAATTGGGTGAATACCGTACTCTTCTTCATCGCTATGTTCACGTTCGATATCGTGACAACAGAGATTAACAATACCATGGATTTCGTCAAGGCAAAGGATCAAAACTACCGTGACAACATTAATCTTCTCGGCCGTGAGCATATCTCTGTTGCGACTGCTGCCACCTATATCATCGTGGGGCTCGTCATTGCCAGTGCCATCGGCATCTACCTTGTCACACAGACAAACTTACTGTTACTAGCGCTTGGCGGGCTGTGCTTCATCATCGGTATCTTCTACACGTTCGGTCCGCTACCACTGTCTCGCCTTCCTTTAGGCGAAGTATTTTCTGGGGTGACCATGGGATTCGGTATTCCCTTTATCTTTGCCTACGTCAACCTAAATGACGCAGCATTACTGAGTCTAGAAATTGATCAGCATTGGAACTTTACGTTTAGCGGTTCCCTGATCGCCGTTGCTGCATTTGCGGTGGCCACGTACCCTATCGCCTGCTACATTGGCAACGTGATGCTCGCCAATAATCTGTCTGACATGGAGACTGATATCAAGAATCACCGCCTGACTTTTCCCATTATGGCTGGTAAAAAGCTTGCAGTACTCACATATGAATTTCTCGCCTTGAGCCCCTACCTGGCACTAATTGTCGCAGTGATCTTAAAATTCTTGCCAATCACTAGTTTATTAACATTCTTTACCTTGTTGAAAATTTATCCAAACGTCAAACTTTTTGCCAACAAACAAGACAAAAAGACAACCTTCCCCACTTCGATTCAAAACGCAACCATCTTTACTGTGGCCCTTGCGGTAACGACAATCGTTGGTGCGTTAATTAATTTCTAG
- a CDS encoding DUF805 domain-containing protein gives MKPATFSIRASLGRFVKNMFMLDGRTARRDYWWPQGLVLVCMSILISLIYSQYTGKLADATDFMRIVIFARLIGYSALIQALAKIISLGLQVRRLHDMDKSAWYLLLHFIPLIGWIIILILSMYPSEYHQNVYGEETDTTNVGDEREFSPSREGAK, from the coding sequence ATGAAACCAGCTACTTTCTCCATTAGAGCGTCCCTTGGACGTTTTGTCAAAAATATGTTCATGCTTGATGGTAGAACTGCAAGACGAGATTATTGGTGGCCGCAGGGACTCGTTTTAGTGTGCATGAGTATTTTAATTAGCTTAATCTACAGCCAATACACAGGAAAGTTGGCTGACGCAACTGATTTTATGCGGATTGTCATTTTTGCACGCTTGATTGGCTATAGCGCCTTAATTCAGGCTCTCGCCAAAATAATTAGTCTGGGCTTACAGGTTAGAAGGTTGCATGACATGGATAAATCGGCATGGTATCTGTTACTACACTTTATTCCATTGATTGGCTGGATAATAATACTAATTTTGTCAATGTATCCGAGTGAATATCATCAGAATGTTTACGGTGAAGAGACGGATACAACAAATGTTGGTGATGAACGGGAGTTTTCACCGTCACGAGAAGGAGCGAAATAA